A section of the Clostridium sp. TW13 genome encodes:
- a CDS encoding 16S rRNA (uracil(1498)-N(3))-methyltransferase, whose translation MHKFFTEAENFQGDEAFIYGDDVKHLYKVVRLVEGDKIVLNNYIGEEFLCNIEEITKQSVRVKIIEKLEINNESNIEIYLFQGLPKAAKMDLIVQKATELGVKKIIPTITGRVDVKLKGEFKKLDRLQRIANEACKQCKRTLVPRVEAPVEFKDLLAQADEFDLVVVPYENAENKGMKYIANKYRDKEIKTVAIVVGPEGGFEEEEINTLVENGAEIITLGNRILRTETAGFVCSSLLQYEFGDLGGTI comes from the coding sequence ATGCATAAGTTCTTTACAGAAGCAGAGAATTTTCAAGGTGATGAAGCTTTTATATATGGTGATGATGTAAAGCATCTATATAAGGTTGTAAGGCTTGTAGAAGGCGATAAGATAGTTTTGAATAATTATATTGGGGAAGAGTTCCTTTGCAATATAGAAGAGATTACTAAGCAATCTGTTAGGGTGAAAATAATTGAAAAATTAGAAATCAATAATGAAAGTAATATAGAAATATATTTATTTCAAGGTTTGCCTAAGGCAGCAAAAATGGATTTGATTGTACAAAAAGCTACAGAACTAGGTGTTAAAAAGATAATCCCAACTATTACTGGAAGAGTAGATGTAAAATTAAAGGGAGAATTTAAGAAGTTAGATAGACTTCAAAGAATAGCTAATGAAGCTTGTAAGCAATGTAAAAGAACTCTTGTACCAAGGGTAGAAGCACCAGTAGAGTTCAAGGATTTGCTAGCACAGGCAGATGAATTTGACTTGGTAGTTGTTCCTTATGAAAATGCAGAAAATAAAGGTATGAAGTACATTGCTAATAAGTATAGAGATAAAGAAATTAAGACTGTTGCCATTGTAGTAGGACCAGAAGGTGGTTTTGAAGAGGAAGAGATAAACACACTTGTTGAGAATGGTGCTGAGATAATAACATTGGGAAACAGAATACTAAGAACAGA